From a region of the Globicephala melas chromosome 19, mGloMel1.2, whole genome shotgun sequence genome:
- the LOC115848614 gene encoding 5-hydroxyisourate hydrolase-like isoform X2 gives MSSGVALRLRTLQRHLGSPEGRGMEPGSSPLTTHVLDTASGLPAEGLCLRLSRLEDHGQQWTELRKSYTDPDGRCPGLLLPGQMKAGTYKLSFDTEGYWQKRGQESFYPYVEVVFTITNETHKFHVPLLLSPWSYTTYRGS, from the exons ATGAGCTCCGGAGTCGCCCTGCGGCTGCGGACACTCCAGCGACACCTGGGCTCCCCGGAG GGCAGAGGTATGGAGCCGGGCAGCAGCCCGCTGACCACCCACGTACTGGACACTGCCTCAGGGCTTCCGGCTGAGGGCCTCTGCCTCCGTCTGTCCAGGCTCGAGGACCATGGCCAGCAGTGGACCGAGCTGAGGAAAAG CTACACGGACCCTGACGGCCGCTGCCCTGGGCTCCTGCTGCCAGGCCAGATGAAGGCGGGCACCTACAAGCTGTCCTTCGACACTGAGGGCTACTGGCAGAAGAGGGGCCAGGAGAGCTTCTACCCGTACGTGGAG GTCGTTTTCACCATCACAAACGAGACCCACAAGTTCCACGTGCCGCTGCTGCTGAGCCCGTGGTCTTATACCACGTACCGAGGGAGCTAG
- the LOC115848614 gene encoding 5-hydroxyisourate hydrolase-like isoform X1 yields MSSGVALRLRTLQRHLGSPEVWTQGSFPVPLVAQGRGMEPGSSPLTTHVLDTASGLPAEGLCLRLSRLEDHGQQWTELRKSYTDPDGRCPGLLLPGQMKAGTYKLSFDTEGYWQKRGQESFYPYVEVVFTITNETHKFHVPLLLSPWSYTTYRGS; encoded by the exons ATGAGCTCCGGAGTCGCCCTGCGGCTGCGGACACTCCAGCGACACCTGGGCTCCCCGGAG GTGTGGACACAAGGCAGCTTCCCTGTCCCTCTCGTGGCCCAGGGCAGAGGTATGGAGCCGGGCAGCAGCCCGCTGACCACCCACGTACTGGACACTGCCTCAGGGCTTCCGGCTGAGGGCCTCTGCCTCCGTCTGTCCAGGCTCGAGGACCATGGCCAGCAGTGGACCGAGCTGAGGAAAAG CTACACGGACCCTGACGGCCGCTGCCCTGGGCTCCTGCTGCCAGGCCAGATGAAGGCGGGCACCTACAAGCTGTCCTTCGACACTGAGGGCTACTGGCAGAAGAGGGGCCAGGAGAGCTTCTACCCGTACGTGGAG GTCGTTTTCACCATCACAAACGAGACCCACAAGTTCCACGTGCCGCTGCTGCTGAGCCCGTGGTCTTATACCACGTACCGAGGGAGCTAG